A stretch of the Bacteroidota bacterium genome encodes the following:
- the rplV gene encoding 50S ribosomal protein L22: MEARAIHRYVPSSPRKMRLVVDLIRGKNIEEAISLMHFSTKHASKIVEKVLRSAVSNLQNKVEGKRIENENIFVKTAFVNGGPSMKRVLPAPMGRAFRIKKRSNHLTIIVAEREAANETTTILKTNKKTEKSE, translated from the coding sequence ATGGAAGCACGAGCAATACATAGGTATGTTCCGTCGTCGCCGCGCAAAATGCGATTGGTTGTCGATTTGATCCGCGGTAAAAATATTGAAGAAGCTATTTCGCTTATGCACTTTTCAACAAAGCATGCATCGAAAATTGTTGAGAAGGTATTACGTTCGGCAGTTTCAAACTTGCAGAATAAAGTTGAAGGTAAACGGATAGAAAATGAAAACATATTTGTAAAGACAGCATTTGTGAATGGCGGTCCTTCAATGAAACGGGTTCTTCCTGCACCGATGGGGCGGGCTTTTAGAATAAAGAAACGTTCAAACCATCTTACAATAATTGTAGCAGAGCGTGAAGCAGCAAATGAGACAACAACAATTTTAAAAAC
- the rpsS gene encoding 30S ribosomal protein S19, producing the protein MSRSIKKGPFVDPKLLKKVQDMQKSGKKSVIKSYSRSSTITPEFVGLTFTVHNGNKFIPVYVHEGMVGHKLGEFAPTRIFRGHPGLKSEASTG; encoded by the coding sequence ATGAGTCGTTCAATTAAAAAAGGTCCTTTTGTCGATCCAAAACTTTTAAAGAAAGTTCAGGATATGCAAAAATCGGGTAAGAAGTCGGTAATTAAATCTTATTCTCGGTCTTCTACTATTACTCCCGAATTTGTCGGATTAACTTTTACTGTCCATAACGGAAATAAATTCATCCCTGTTTATGTTCACGAAGGTATGGTCGGACACAAACTTGGTGAATTTGCTCCGACGCGAATATTCCGCGGACATCCCGGACTTAAGAGCGAAGCATCAACAGGATAA
- the rplB gene encoding 50S ribosomal protein L2, with translation MAIRKLKPVTPGTRWMSVPAFDEITKTVPEKSLIEILKKSGGRNNTGRITSRHRGGGHKRFYRIVDFKRDKFDIEANVTAIEYDPNRSARIALLTYKDGEKRYILAPDGLKVGETIISGPTSEIKAGNALPLSNIPVGSFIHNVELKPGKGGQIARSAGVSIQLMAKESDYVQVKLPSGEIRKIQAKCYATLGTVGNIEHENISLGKAGRSRWLGIRPQSRGVVMNPVDHPHGGGEGKSPQGNPHPVSPWGWHTKGKKTRRVKKLSSKYIIKRRTK, from the coding sequence ATGGCAATCAGAAAATTAAAACCTGTTACACCTGGAACTCGTTGGATGAGTGTTCCTGCTTTCGACGAAATTACTAAAACAGTTCCAGAAAAATCTTTAATAGAAATATTAAAGAAAAGCGGTGGACGCAATAACACAGGGCGTATAACATCGCGCCACCGAGGTGGTGGACATAAACGTTTTTATCGCATCGTCGATTTCAAGAGAGATAAATTTGATATCGAAGCAAATGTTACTGCAATCGAATATGATCCGAACCGATCTGCTCGAATTGCTCTGCTGACTTATAAGGATGGCGAAAAACGTTATATACTCGCTCCCGATGGTTTAAAAGTAGGCGAAACAATAATTTCGGGACCAACGTCCGAAATAAAAGCTGGAAATGCTTTACCTCTTTCAAATATTCCTGTTGGTTCATTTATTCATAATGTAGAATTGAAGCCGGGTAAAGGAGGGCAAATTGCCCGAAGCGCCGGTGTATCAATTCAACTTATGGCAAAAGAATCCGACTATGTGCAAGTAAAACTTCCATCCGGCGAAATCCGAAAAATTCAAGCCAAGTGTTATGCAACATTAGGAACGGTCGGAAATATCGAGCACGAGAATATAAGCCTTGGTAAAGCCGGTCGATCAAGATGGTTGGGCATTCGTCCTCAATCGCGCGGTGTGGTTATGAACCCGGTTGACCATCCACACGGTGGCGGCGAAGGTAAATCGCCTCAAGGAAATCCTCATCCTGTATCGCCATGGGGCTGGCATACCAAAGGTAAGAAAACTCGAAGAGTTAAAAAGTTATCAAGTAAATATATAATTAAACGTCGTACTAAATAA
- the rplW gene encoding 50S ribosomal protein L23, with protein MGILQRPIVTEKMTALETHRQYAFEVDRKSNKIEIQKAIEKKFNVKVLTVRTINYKGKQKTQMTRRGRFSGKTAQWKKAIVTLKEGDKIEFFENI; from the coding sequence ATGGGAATATTACAAAGACCAATAGTTACCGAGAAGATGACAGCACTCGAAACGCATCGGCAGTACGCTTTTGAAGTGGACCGAAAATCAAATAAAATAGAAATTCAAAAAGCAATAGAAAAAAAGTTTAACGTTAAAGTATTAACTGTTAGAACAATTAATTACAAAGGAAAGCAAAAAACTCAAATGACCCGCCGCGGACGCTTCAGTGGCAAAACCGCACAGTGGAAAAAAGCTATCGTTACACTCAAAGAGGGTGATAAAATAGAATTTTTCGAAAACATCTAA